In Limisalsivibrio acetivorans, one genomic interval encodes:
- the truA gene encoding tRNA pseudouridine(38-40) synthase TruA: MYNKRCVVEYDGTGFAGWQVQSTGRTVQQVIEEKLTEMYKAPVKIIGSGRTDSGVHAEGQVFSFITDKYLDRKALVYGLNSLLPDDVVIKDAEDAPLEFHAQQSALSKTYRYRILSREYGSALERNRLWWIKKPLDHVLFGELLSVFEGEHDFAAFCVRQSLKENTVRRINSLQMEHSDGFFSLEINGSGFLHMMVRNIVGTCVDFTLWGCTPGDIRDVFASRNRDRAGITAPAHGLTLVKVFYGD, encoded by the coding sequence TTGTATAACAAGCGTTGCGTTGTGGAGTATGACGGAACGGGCTTTGCGGGCTGGCAGGTGCAGAGTACGGGGCGGACGGTTCAGCAGGTTATAGAGGAGAAGCTCACCGAGATGTACAAGGCACCTGTGAAGATCATCGGTTCGGGCAGAACAGACTCAGGTGTCCATGCCGAAGGGCAGGTTTTCAGCTTCATTACCGATAAGTATCTGGATAGAAAGGCCCTTGTGTACGGGCTTAACAGCCTCCTACCCGATGATGTCGTTATCAAGGATGCCGAAGATGCCCCTCTGGAGTTCCACGCCCAGCAGAGTGCCCTCAGCAAAACCTACCGATACCGCATCCTTTCCCGTGAGTACGGCTCAGCATTGGAGCGGAACAGGCTCTGGTGGATAAAGAAGCCGCTGGATCATGTACTGTTCGGCGAGCTTTTGTCCGTATTTGAGGGTGAGCACGATTTCGCCGCATTCTGTGTCCGTCAGAGCTTGAAGGAGAATACGGTAAGGCGGATAAACAGTTTACAGATGGAACATTCAGACGGGTTCTTCAGTCTTGAGATAAACGGAAGCGGGTTCCTCCATATGATGGTTCGCAACATTGTGGGAACCTGCGTGGATTTCACCCTTTGGGGGTGTACCCCCGGGGATATACGGGATGTTTTTGCATCAAGGAACAGAGACAGGGCGGGCATAACAGCACCCGCCCATGGATTAACATTAGTAAAGGTCTTCTATGGGGATTAG
- a CDS encoding energy-coupling factor transporter transmembrane component T family protein gives MTGVSYENTGVSFGSYHGGDSLLHRTHPGVKFFSLVTVMLFAGGAETKASLIISLLFLLLTFGISKIPAYSYYRALRPFIPILGVSFISHYFFGERSIADAAVVALRIGILIGFSSVLTFTTPTGELVGVFYHILRRIPFVDAKGISTSMLVAVRFLPRFLSEAKGEGGIMERIRRLYNGALNYSSESVQEILDNFDEVVRMPGMGPSDAYTAGLALIFCAGVILV, from the coding sequence TTGACCGGCGTAAGTTATGAAAACACCGGCGTGAGCTTCGGAAGCTATCATGGAGGGGATTCTCTGCTTCACAGGACACACCCCGGCGTTAAGTTCTTCTCCCTCGTTACTGTTATGCTCTTTGCAGGTGGGGCTGAGACTAAGGCTTCACTCATTATTTCCCTTCTGTTTCTTTTGCTCACCTTTGGTATATCAAAAATACCCGCCTATTCCTATTATAGAGCACTCCGTCCTTTTATCCCGATCCTCGGCGTTTCGTTCATAAGCCATTACTTCTTCGGTGAGAGGAGTATAGCAGATGCAGCTGTGGTTGCTCTCAGGATAGGGATACTGATTGGATTCTCTTCGGTGCTCACATTCACAACCCCCACAGGCGAGCTTGTGGGGGTCTTCTATCATATACTCCGCCGTATCCCCTTTGTTGATGCAAAGGGTATAAGTACATCGATGCTAGTGGCCGTGCGCTTCCTCCCAAGATTCCTCAGCGAGGCGAAGGGGGAGGGGGGGATCATGGAAAGGATTCGCAGGCTTTACAACGGTGCGTTGAACTATTCCTCCGAATCCGTGCAGGAGATACTCGATAATTTTGACGAGGTTGTCCGTATGCCGGGTATGGGCCCGAGTGATGCCTATACAGCTGGACTTGCCCTCATTTTCTGTGCGGGGGTGATCCTTGTATAA
- a CDS encoding twin-arginine translocase TatA/TatE family subunit, which produces MFGLGSQELLIVLIIAMVIFGAGKLPQIGEGMGKAIRNFKKSAKEAEDAIDITPDEEDDKKKISGSENKDEEKDEKKDA; this is translated from the coding sequence ATGTTTGGATTAGGTTCTCAGGAACTTCTCATCGTTTTGATCATCGCTATGGTTATCTTCGGTGCGGGCAAACTCCCGCAGATCGGCGAAGGAATGGGTAAAGCTATCCGCAACTTCAAGAAATCCGCCAAGGAAGCCGAAGACGCCATCGATATAACACCCGATGAAGAGGACGATAAGAAAAAGATCTCCGGTTCCGAAAATAAAGACGAAGAAAAAGACGAAAAGAAGGACGCATAG
- the lnt gene encoding apolipoprotein N-acyltransferase, with protein sequence MRKLIVALALAAVSAAMLTLAVPGHGRGFLAFFAFIPLFHILDHGYAGPLKTAVMFGTIFYATNLSWMTIPLSRFGHAPWVLSGLAVFLFALVLSLFYYFFTLAYSKMGHNALIPPLALALSELIRGWAFTGFPWLTLAQTQYSSYNMLSFAGLAGEYGLSFIIALVNLLVYRFIDGRRYQYLFYAVLTAGLVYGYGYYMNQQTAETKKADVRIVQPGYSQDIKWERSEKYNIYSLVSGMLRESADGDFDMIILPETAYPGFIQNDPEVDILLKTVGHDVPVITGAMRYEVVDGKRRYYNSALLFNEGKGDVYNKVHLVPFGEYFPLGDMFKPIEHYFFQGGEDFTPGSEVQVFDVNGIKVAPMICYEGAYSFQLRRQLKLGAEMVVILSNDSWFGGSAGRIQHLAVDVMRAAEYNRSVVRATQSGISAVILSDGRLADIMGIGKKGFIDAQVPVVQADTPFRTLGYLWMPLLALLAVILEIRKRVEKRRRRFKN encoded by the coding sequence ATGCGCAAACTGATAGTAGCCCTCGCCCTTGCGGCTGTTTCCGCCGCTATGCTCACTCTGGCGGTTCCCGGCCACGGCAGGGGCTTTTTGGCCTTTTTCGCCTTCATACCCCTTTTCCACATACTCGACCATGGATATGCAGGCCCTCTGAAAACCGCTGTGATGTTCGGCACAATATTCTACGCCACAAACCTCAGCTGGATGACCATACCCCTCAGCCGGTTCGGGCATGCGCCCTGGGTTCTCTCCGGTTTGGCAGTTTTTCTTTTTGCGCTTGTTTTATCACTTTTCTATTATTTCTTTACCTTGGCTTACTCAAAGATGGGGCATAATGCTCTCATTCCACCGCTGGCTCTTGCGTTATCGGAGCTGATAAGGGGTTGGGCGTTTACCGGTTTCCCATGGCTTACCCTTGCCCAGACCCAGTACAGCTCATATAACATGCTCTCCTTTGCGGGGCTTGCGGGTGAATACGGACTGAGTTTCATAATCGCTCTGGTGAATCTGCTGGTATACAGATTCATCGACGGCAGAAGATATCAGTACCTCTTCTACGCCGTCCTCACCGCCGGACTGGTCTATGGCTACGGCTATTACATGAACCAGCAGACGGCGGAGACGAAAAAGGCGGATGTGAGGATAGTACAGCCCGGCTACTCCCAGGATATTAAATGGGAGCGGAGTGAGAAGTACAACATATACTCGCTGGTAAGCGGAATGCTCAGGGAGAGTGCGGACGGTGATTTCGATATGATAATCCTGCCGGAAACCGCATATCCCGGTTTTATTCAGAACGATCCGGAGGTCGACATACTCCTAAAGACCGTGGGGCATGATGTTCCTGTTATAACAGGGGCGATGCGCTACGAGGTTGTCGACGGAAAGAGGAGATACTACAACAGCGCACTCCTATTCAATGAGGGTAAAGGGGATGTTTACAACAAGGTGCATCTTGTCCCCTTTGGCGAATACTTCCCCCTCGGCGATATGTTTAAGCCCATTGAGCATTATTTCTTTCAGGGGGGTGAAGACTTTACCCCCGGCAGTGAGGTTCAGGTCTTTGATGTGAACGGGATAAAGGTTGCACCGATGATCTGCTACGAGGGTGCGTACAGCTTCCAGCTGAGGCGGCAGCTTAAGCTCGGTGCTGAGATGGTTGTTATCCTCAGTAACGACAGCTGGTTCGGCGGCTCAGCAGGCAGGATACAGCATCTGGCTGTGGATGTTATGCGAGCGGCGGAGTACAACCGAAGCGTTGTGCGGGCCACGCAGTCAGGCATATCCGCTGTGATCCTCTCCGATGGAAGATTAGCGGATATTATGGGCATAGGGAAAAAGGGCTTCATAGATGCTCAGGTTCCCGTTGTTCAGGCGGATACCCCCTTCAGGACCCTTGGCTATCTCTGGATGCCGCTTCTAGCTCTGCTTGCGGTTATCCTGGAGATAAGAAAAAGGGTGGAGAAGAGGCGAAGACGCTTTAAAAACTAA
- a CDS encoding SDR family NAD(P)-dependent oxidoreductase, which yields MKKILVTGAAGFIGWYTAKLLLEQGISVVGIDDLNSYYDVRLKSYRLNNLEERENFTFIKGDIADMEAMEGVFAEHSFDAVINLAARAGVRYSLENPHIYLRTNTQGTLVLLELMRKHGIRKFVLASTSSLYAGQKMPFSENLPVNTPISPYAASKKGAEVMAYTYHFHYGIDVSVVRYFTVYGPAGRPDMSIFRFIKWIDEGTPLTLYGDGTQSRDFTYVEDIARGTVAALKDVGYEIINLGGGKRPVQLNEVISTIEKSLGKQAVIDRKEFHSADMTETRADINKARELLGWEPEIDLDEGLERSIRWYRENIDWLRDVSVQEQTGLS from the coding sequence ATGAAAAAGATACTTGTTACCGGAGCGGCGGGCTTCATAGGTTGGTACACGGCAAAACTACTGCTGGAGCAGGGTATTAGCGTTGTGGGGATCGATGATCTGAACAGCTACTACGATGTGAGACTCAAGAGCTACCGCCTGAACAACCTTGAAGAGAGGGAGAACTTTACCTTCATCAAGGGTGATATCGCTGACATGGAGGCGATGGAGGGTGTTTTTGCCGAGCATTCCTTCGATGCGGTTATTAATCTCGCCGCCAGAGCGGGTGTGCGCTACAGCCTGGAGAATCCCCACATATACCTGCGAACAAACACACAGGGAACCCTTGTTCTGCTGGAGCTTATGCGCAAACACGGGATAAGGAAGTTCGTACTCGCCTCGACCTCCTCCCTCTACGCAGGGCAGAAGATGCCCTTTAGCGAGAATCTTCCCGTAAATACCCCCATATCACCCTATGCGGCGAGCAAGAAGGGTGCGGAGGTGATGGCTTATACCTACCACTTCCACTACGGCATCGATGTCTCTGTGGTACGCTACTTCACCGTATACGGGCCGGCCGGAAGGCCGGATATGAGTATCTTCCGGTTCATAAAATGGATAGACGAGGGGACACCCCTCACCCTCTACGGGGATGGAACACAGAGCAGGGATTTCACCTACGTCGAGGATATCGCCCGGGGAACCGTTGCGGCATTGAAGGATGTGGGCTATGAGATAATAAATCTCGGCGGCGGCAAGCGGCCTGTTCAGCTGAATGAGGTGATCTCAACCATAGAGAAAAGCCTCGGCAAGCAGGCTGTTATAGACAGGAAGGAGTTTCACTCCGCCGATATGACAGAAACCAGAGCGGATATAAACAAGGCTCGTGAGCTTCTCGGTTGGGAGCCGGAGATAGATCTGGATGAGGGGCTTGAGAGGAGTATCCGCTGGTACAGGGAGAATATAGACTGGCTCAGGGATGTTTCCGTACAGGAGCAGACGGGGCTTTCCTGA
- the hypF gene encoding carbamoyltransferase HypF → MISWRIRIKGIVQGVGFRPFIYRLAHERGISGSVHNHSGGVEILCDCSSPEGFINDIKRFAPPLAHISFVEYDRTDADTGEGFRIIESKQGGGFTLIPPDSALCPDCRRELFDSNDRRHRYPFINCTNCGPRYSIMKSLPYDRPNTVMDEFTMCPDCASEYADPADRRFHAQPDCCSLCGPEISMGELKGEDALKCTVELINSGGIVSVKGLGGYHLVCDACNDSAVLRLRELKRRGDKPFAVMCREPGVVMGEGERSLFESPQAPVVLLKAEGASVSEYINPMGDDIGFMMPYTPLHELILDGVSSGYIVATSGNLRDEPIAASEDEAEENLGHYTSHFLHHNREIHNRLDDSVTACVDGVPYVIRRARGFAPWPVMLPEKTERGIAGMGAHLKSTVCLASDEYAFVSQYIGDLDNPGTRDFFDETFIKLKRLLGMEPDILVTDLHPDYHSTRFAHDEGAEVVQVQHHLAHMYSCCAENGISGDCIGVILDGTGLGSDGNIWGGEVFLRRGGVISREAHLPYTPQPGMDAAAKKPWMMAVSYIRSFSEHKAEEYIDNNMLPLVQGMLKSGTNCIDTSSAGRLFEGAGSLLLGIDENDFEGHAAMALERAADTSVTELYETNGFSHGGLISGLLDDIKAKTPIGTVSARFHNGFARMILDLCIEIRSRTGICDAVLSGGVFQNLLLLRRSVEFLRGAGFNVHIHSRVPANDGGISLGQVYAYTAGEKFLDKPDVLKKT, encoded by the coding sequence ATGATCAGCTGGCGAATACGCATAAAAGGCATTGTGCAGGGGGTGGGTTTCCGCCCGTTCATATACCGCCTCGCCCATGAGAGGGGTATCAGCGGAAGTGTGCACAACCACAGCGGCGGTGTTGAGATCTTATGCGACTGCTCCAGCCCCGAAGGATTCATTAACGATATAAAACGCTTCGCCCCGCCTTTGGCGCACATCTCCTTTGTGGAATATGATAGAACCGATGCGGATACGGGCGAGGGTTTCAGAATAATAGAATCGAAACAGGGGGGAGGGTTTACCCTGATCCCGCCGGACAGTGCCCTCTGCCCCGACTGCCGAAGGGAGCTATTCGATTCAAATGACAGACGCCACCGCTATCCCTTCATAAACTGCACCAATTGCGGCCCCAGATATTCCATAATGAAGTCCCTCCCCTACGACAGGCCTAATACTGTGATGGATGAATTCACCATGTGCCCCGACTGCGCCTCGGAATATGCTGATCCGGCCGACAGACGTTTCCATGCCCAGCCCGATTGCTGTTCCCTTTGCGGCCCGGAGATAAGTATGGGAGAGCTGAAAGGTGAGGATGCCCTTAAGTGTACCGTGGAGCTTATAAACAGCGGCGGGATAGTTTCCGTTAAGGGGCTTGGCGGGTATCATCTTGTTTGTGATGCATGCAATGACAGTGCAGTTCTTAGGCTCCGTGAGCTGAAAAGACGTGGGGATAAGCCCTTCGCCGTAATGTGCCGTGAGCCCGGCGTGGTGATGGGGGAGGGTGAGCGGAGTCTCTTCGAATCCCCCCAGGCGCCTGTGGTTCTTCTCAAGGCGGAGGGAGCATCCGTCTCAGAGTATATCAACCCCATGGGTGATGACATCGGGTTTATGATGCCCTATACACCGTTGCACGAGCTGATACTGGACGGGGTTTCAAGCGGATATATAGTAGCCACCAGCGGAAACCTGCGGGATGAACCCATAGCCGCATCGGAGGATGAGGCGGAAGAGAATCTCGGTCACTATACGAGCCATTTCCTTCATCATAACAGGGAAATACATAACCGTCTCGACGATTCTGTAACCGCATGTGTGGATGGTGTGCCCTATGTAATCCGCCGTGCCAGAGGCTTTGCACCGTGGCCTGTCATGCTTCCTGAGAAGACGGAAAGGGGCATAGCCGGAATGGGGGCGCATCTGAAAAGCACCGTGTGCCTCGCTTCGGATGAATACGCCTTTGTGAGTCAGTACATAGGGGATCTGGACAATCCGGGAACACGTGATTTCTTCGATGAAACCTTTATAAAGCTAAAAAGACTTCTCGGGATGGAGCCCGATATCCTCGTTACCGATCTTCATCCCGACTATCACAGCACACGCTTTGCGCATGACGAAGGGGCTGAGGTTGTACAGGTACAGCACCATCTGGCGCATATGTACTCCTGCTGTGCGGAAAACGGCATATCCGGCGACTGTATAGGGGTTATTCTGGATGGAACAGGGCTCGGCAGCGATGGAAATATATGGGGCGGCGAAGTTTTTCTGCGCAGGGGCGGTGTAATAAGCCGTGAGGCGCATCTCCCCTACACACCCCAGCCCGGGATGGATGCAGCAGCCAAAAAGCCATGGATGATGGCGGTGTCGTATATCCGGAGCTTCAGCGAGCACAAAGCGGAGGAATACATTGATAACAACATGCTCCCCCTTGTGCAGGGTATGTTGAAGAGCGGTACGAACTGTATCGATACCTCCAGTGCGGGAAGGCTCTTCGAGGGGGCTGGTTCACTCCTGCTGGGGATAGATGAAAACGATTTTGAAGGGCATGCTGCAATGGCTCTGGAGCGTGCGGCGGATACTTCGGTTACAGAACTCTACGAAACAAACGGATTCTCCCACGGAGGCCTCATATCGGGGCTTCTCGATGATATAAAGGCGAAAACACCGATAGGTACGGTCTCGGCGAGGTTCCATAACGGCTTTGCCCGTATGATACTCGATCTCTGCATAGAGATACGCTCCCGAACGGGTATCTGCGATGCGGTACTCTCCGGCGGTGTGTTCCAGAATCTGCTTCTGTTGAGAAGGAGTGTGGAGTTTCTGAGGGGTGCGGGCTTTAATGTGCATATCCACAGCCGTGTACCCGCCAACGACGGCGGAATATCCCTCGGGCAGGTCTACGCCTATACAGCGGGGGAGAAATTCCTTGACAAACCGGACGTACTGAAAAAGACTTGA
- a CDS encoding TrkH family potassium uptake protein, giving the protein MHIRTVLNIIAILLLILDGFLLACGALAYYYGEYLSMRGFLFAAIGSGGAAGIILALTRKKVKQTLSPRDGFMFVTLSWITASAVGALPFWISGAIPGYADAFFETMSGFSTTGASILTNIEAMPKSLLFWRSLTHWLGGMGIVVLAVAILPLLGIGGMQLMRAEAPGPSVDKITPRIAVTAKYLWLIYIGFTVIETVLLMFGGMDLYESLTHAFGTVATGGFSTKNLSIKHFDSAYIDWVVTLFMVLAGINFTLHFRLLMGNLGELRKNTELKAYLAIFIAASIAISIGLYGKVYEDYSESLRYAAFQAASFVTTTGYATDNYENWPIFAQMILFMLMFVGGCAGSTGGGIKVIRIVTLLKQGLNEMKFLIHPRGVFILRLSGYPVRKNIVYAISGFFYLYIFLLLVVMLIVSTSGADLTTSITTALATVGNIGPGFGLVGPVDNYAFYPDYVKWVLSFAMLVGRLELYTVLVLFTPMFWRK; this is encoded by the coding sequence ATGCATATACGAACCGTATTAAATATAATCGCCATCCTTCTTCTTATACTGGACGGCTTCCTCCTTGCGTGTGGAGCCCTTGCCTATTATTACGGTGAGTATCTATCCATGAGAGGTTTTCTCTTTGCCGCCATCGGTTCCGGCGGTGCGGCTGGAATAATACTCGCCCTTACGAGAAAAAAGGTTAAACAGACCCTCTCTCCGAGGGACGGCTTCATGTTTGTAACCCTCAGCTGGATAACAGCCTCCGCTGTGGGTGCGCTTCCATTCTGGATCTCAGGGGCGATCCCCGGTTATGCGGATGCCTTCTTTGAGACTATGTCCGGCTTCTCCACAACGGGGGCATCGATCCTCACGAACATAGAGGCTATGCCCAAGTCACTTCTTTTCTGGCGTTCCCTAACCCACTGGCTGGGGGGTATGGGTATCGTTGTTCTCGCTGTTGCAATCCTTCCCCTGCTCGGTATCGGAGGGATGCAGCTCATGCGGGCGGAGGCACCCGGTCCTTCCGTTGACAAGATAACACCGAGGATCGCCGTTACTGCGAAGTACCTCTGGCTCATATATATCGGGTTCACTGTTATAGAGACCGTTCTGCTTATGTTCGGCGGCATGGATCTTTACGAGAGCCTCACCCATGCCTTCGGAACTGTGGCAACTGGTGGATTCTCCACCAAAAACCTGAGCATCAAGCACTTCGATTCCGCCTACATCGACTGGGTGGTAACCCTCTTCATGGTGCTTGCGGGGATTAACTTCACCCTACATTTCAGGCTTCTGATGGGTAATCTAGGCGAACTGAGGAAGAATACGGAGCTTAAGGCGTATCTGGCGATATTCATCGCCGCAAGTATAGCCATATCCATAGGCCTTTACGGCAAAGTATACGAAGACTACAGCGAATCCCTCCGCTACGCCGCATTTCAGGCGGCCTCCTTCGTTACTACAACGGGTTATGCCACGGACAACTACGAGAACTGGCCTATCTTCGCGCAGATGATCCTCTTCATGCTGATGTTTGTGGGTGGATGCGCCGGCTCCACGGGTGGCGGAATTAAGGTTATCCGTATAGTGACGCTCCTTAAGCAGGGGCTTAACGAGATGAAGTTCCTTATCCATCCGAGGGGTGTTTTCATCCTCCGGCTCAGCGGATACCCAGTTCGCAAGAATATTGTCTACGCCATATCCGGCTTCTTCTACCTGTATATATTCCTGCTCCTCGTGGTTATGCTCATCGTATCCACATCGGGGGCGGATTTGACAACCTCCATTACCACAGCCCTTGCCACGGTGGGCAATATCGGTCCCGGTTTCGGTCTTGTGGGGCCTGTGGACAATTACGCCTTCTATCCCGACTATGTTAAATGGGTGCTCAGCTTCGCCATGCTTGTGGGGAGGCTTGAGCTTTATACGGTACTTGTGCTTTTTACACCCATGTTCTGGAGAAAATGA